TCCGCTACAAAAATTTCTTGAAAAAATTGACGAAACAAATCCTGATGCAATAGGGCTATCTGCATTATTGGTGTCTACTTCAAAACAGATGAAATTCTTCGTAGAACATGCAAGAAAAAACAACATGACTATTCCTATTCTTTGTGGTGGTGCTGCAATTAACAGTAATTACATTAACAGAATTGCAAAAGAAGATGGAATTTACGAACATGGTGTTTTTTATTGTAATACTATGTTTGAAGGTCTTAAAACAATGGATGTTTTAATCTCAGATGAAAAACCAAAACTTTTAGCTGAATGGAAAGAAAAACTAGAAAACTGGAAAGAAAAATCTTCTGCAGAAATTGACCCTGACACTCTCCCAAAAAGTGACACAAAACCAGTTTTACCTCCAACCCCCAAAGATGTTGGAGTTCCAATTCGGTTAAAATCAGATCAAATCAATATGGCTGAAGTTTGGACTATGATTGATAAAAAATCTCTATTCAAATTATCCTGGGGGTTGCGTGGAAAGGCTGGATCTGAATCTGAATCTGACCATGAACAATTATTGTCTGAATGGAAAATACGCATAATTCGAGAAAAACTTTTTGAACCTGAAGTTGTGTATGGGTATTTCAAATGTCATAACAAAGATAGGAAATTACTTATTGAAAATCCAGACGGTAATGACGTCGAATTAGAGTTTCCACGTTCTACTAAACCTGAACATTTGTGTTTGACTGATTATTTTGGTGATGATGATGTAGTAGCATTACAATCAGTTACTGTTGGAAACAAAGTTGCTGAAATTATTGAACAATGGAATAAAGAAGACAAGTATACTGATGCATATTATCTTCATGGGTTAGCTGTTGAAGTTGCAGAAGCGTTAGCTGAATGGGTAAATCGAAAAATTAAATCTGAACTAAATCTTGTAAAAGGTGGCTTGAGATATAGCTGGGGATTTCCAAGTTGCCCTGATGTGTCTCAACATCATCTAGTATGGAAATTACTAAAACCAGAAAAATCTGGAATGACTTTAACTGAATCAGGCCAAATCATTCCTGAACAATCTACTGCTGCAATAGTAGTGCATCATCCTGATGCAAAATATTTTGTGCTCTAATCCTTTGATTTTTCCAAAAAATCATTTAGACTACTAAAATCGCTAGGTGAAGTAAGCAAAACATCTCCAGTAATACTTAGTGTTACTTTGAGTAATTCTTCAAATTCTTGACTATATGATGACAAATCTAAATTCAAAAATTTTGCTGATTTTTCATTTTTAGGTGAAGGGTACAAAAGAATTGGAATGATTGAAAATTCTTTGAGATTTTCAAATAATTCTTGAACTTGTGATGCATTTTGTATAACTTGAGTCATGAACCCTTTGGGTTTTGCATCCAATTTTTTGTTTATTTTTGAAAAATTTGGTTTATTTGAAATTGACAAGTATAGATCAATCTTTGAATCTATTCCTTGCTCTCTTAATCTTTTTACAACCTCACTTGGAATTTGTCCTGAGTCTTTTTTTCCTGTTTGAGATGGATCTCCCATCAAAATTAAAATCCCTGAAAACCCTATTGAAATACAATTATTTACAAACTCAAAAATTTCTTTTTCTGTTTTGTCTCTTACTCTGAGACTTACAGTAATTGGTAACTTTGGTATTTCTTTTCGAATTATTTTACCTACTTCAATAGGTGAAACTCTTTGAAATCC
The genomic region above belongs to Nitrosopumilus sp. and contains:
- a CDS encoding 5,10-methenyltetrahydrofolate synthetase; the encoded protein is MTVRYEANPPKILPNIDTNESIQKFVDKIKIISKKCDAIHLTENVLGFQRVSPIEVGKIIRKEIPKLPITVSLRVRDKTEKEIFEFVNNCISIGFSGILILMGDPSQTGKKDSGQIPSEVVKRLREQGIDSKIDLYLSISNKPNFSKINKKLDAKPKGFMTQVIQNASQVQELFENLKEFSIIPILLYPSPKNEKSAKFLNLDLSSYSQEFEELLKVTLSITGDVLLTSPSDFSSLNDFLEKSKD